A window of the Halopseudomonas phragmitis genome harbors these coding sequences:
- a CDS encoding solute carrier family 23 protein encodes MQMFKRADGAEQPYWPCGPFKIRLPFIHYRWETAEMLQALIMFVVSLGMIPLLEKFLGLPYDVALAYVVVCGIGFMLPALLGVPMVPGWITPAIPVVLLFLGDFEPGPEAIQALFALQFLVFLIFLILGITRLGSVMVRIVPNSMKGGIIIGAGIAALMGEISSGGRLANTPISLVLGSLICLYLMFSVSFKGLTERLPFMRKIVNYGMVPGMLIAIIVGIAVGEYKMPDVRWGITTPAFGEMWNYLPFMLGFPEFKVFLLAVPTAVIAYIIAFGDIIVGQSLMQRADELRPDEVIENNIDRVHLVTAIRNALHAFFAPYPGLAGPIWTAVAATMAERYKYGRKAMDSIYSGAGTFWITGFIALFMLPLVSFFQPVLPIALSLTLILTGYICLMVGFEQLNNNTERGVAGTMGVVLAVYGAGWGLAAGAVLYLLVERTHILRFRSVKDHAETKAPARD; translated from the coding sequence ATGCAAATGTTCAAGCGCGCCGACGGCGCCGAGCAACCCTATTGGCCCTGCGGTCCGTTCAAGATCCGTCTGCCCTTCATTCATTACCGCTGGGAAACCGCCGAAATGCTCCAGGCGCTGATCATGTTCGTGGTCAGCCTGGGCATGATTCCGCTGCTGGAAAAATTCCTCGGCCTGCCCTACGACGTGGCGCTGGCCTATGTGGTGGTGTGCGGCATAGGTTTCATGCTGCCAGCTCTGCTTGGGGTGCCCATGGTGCCAGGCTGGATTACCCCGGCGATCCCGGTGGTACTGCTGTTTCTCGGTGATTTCGAGCCCGGCCCGGAAGCGATCCAGGCGCTGTTCGCGTTGCAGTTTCTGGTCTTTCTGATCTTCCTGATTCTCGGCATCACCCGGCTCGGCAGCGTGATGGTGCGCATTGTGCCCAACTCGATGAAGGGCGGGATCATCATCGGCGCCGGTATCGCCGCACTGATGGGCGAAATCTCCAGCGGCGGGCGTCTGGCCAACACGCCGATCTCGCTGGTTCTCGGCAGCCTGATCTGCCTGTACCTGATGTTCTCGGTATCGTTCAAGGGCCTGACCGAGCGTCTGCCGTTCATGCGCAAGATCGTTAACTACGGCATGGTGCCAGGGATGCTGATCGCCATCATCGTCGGCATTGCGGTTGGCGAGTACAAAATGCCCGATGTGCGCTGGGGCATCACCACACCGGCGTTCGGCGAGATGTGGAACTACCTGCCGTTCATGCTCGGTTTTCCGGAGTTCAAGGTATTTCTGCTGGCGGTGCCAACCGCAGTGATCGCCTACATCATCGCCTTCGGCGACATCATCGTCGGCCAGTCACTGATGCAGCGGGCCGATGAACTGCGCCCGGACGAAGTGATCGAGAACAACATCGACCGCGTCCACCTGGTCACTGCCATCCGTAACGCCCTGCACGCTTTCTTCGCTCCCTACCCGGGCCTGGCCGGACCGATCTGGACCGCCGTCGCCGCGACCATGGCCGAGCGCTACAAATACGGCCGCAAGGCCATGGACTCAATCTACAGCGGTGCCGGCACCTTCTGGATTACCGGCTTCATCGCTCTGTTCATGTTGCCGTTGGTTAGCTTCTTCCAGCCGGTACTGCCAATCGCCCTGTCACTGACCCTGATTCTGACCGGCTACATCTGTCTGATGGTCGGCTTCGAGCAGCTCAACAACAACACCGAGCGCGGCGTAGCCGGCACCATGGGTGTGGTCCTGGCAGTCTACGGCGCAGGCTGGGGCCTGGCCGCCGGCGCCGTGCTGTACCTGCTGGTCGAGCGCACCCACATCCTGCGCTTTCGCAGCGTCAAGGACCATGCCGAGACCAAAGCCCCGGCCCGCGACTGA
- a CDS encoding OprD family porin, translating into MKLLQTTALLGLSGLLALPVNAAFLEDSQTRLELRNFYFNRDFRQSGAAQSKADEWAQGIRLDWQSGYTPGRFGVGLDAIGLLGIKLDSSPDRTGTGLLKADRSEGRAMDEYAQLGLTAKLRLDEHVLRLGTLLPQLPLAMHNDSRLLPQTFRGGWLQAKGSDALSFDLGRFDAINLRDSSDHQRMRPVQGGARNVSVRGKPDSNAFDFAGASYRFNPDTRASYHYGELDGIYRQHYLTLNHSRTLGTGRLSADLRYADASNAGRSNIDNRMTSLALAWQTGMQRFGASYQQMNGRTGFAYLNGTDPFLVHLVQINDFANRDERSWQLRHDYSFANLGLPGLSLMNRYTHGDNIKLASGRGSEWERNTDLAYTVQNGPLKNLSVRWRNATYRSSFASDLDENRLIVGYTFAW; encoded by the coding sequence ATGAAATTACTGCAAACCACTGCCCTGCTCGGCCTCAGCGGCCTGCTGGCCCTGCCGGTCAATGCGGCTTTCCTTGAGGACAGCCAGACTCGCCTGGAACTGCGCAACTTCTATTTCAACCGCGACTTCCGTCAGTCCGGTGCCGCGCAAAGCAAGGCTGACGAATGGGCTCAGGGCATTCGCCTCGACTGGCAGTCCGGCTACACGCCGGGCCGCTTCGGCGTTGGCCTGGACGCCATCGGCCTGCTCGGCATCAAGCTCGATTCCAGCCCCGACCGCACCGGTACCGGCCTGCTCAAGGCCGACCGCAGCGAAGGTCGTGCGATGGACGAATACGCCCAGCTCGGCCTGACCGCCAAGCTGCGACTGGATGAGCATGTGCTGCGCCTGGGCACCCTGCTGCCACAGCTGCCGCTGGCCATGCACAACGACAGCCGCCTGTTGCCGCAAACCTTCCGCGGCGGCTGGCTGCAGGCCAAGGGCAGCGACGCCCTGAGCTTCGACCTGGGCCGCTTCGACGCCATCAACCTGCGCGACTCCTCCGATCACCAGCGAATGCGTCCGGTGCAGGGTGGCGCACGCAACGTCAGCGTACGCGGCAAGCCTGACAGCAATGCCTTTGACTTCGCTGGCGCCAGCTATCGGTTCAACCCGGATACCCGCGCCAGCTACCACTACGGCGAGCTTGACGGCATCTACCGCCAGCACTATCTGACCCTGAACCACAGCCGCACGCTGGGCACCGGCCGACTCAGCGCCGATCTGCGTTACGCCGACGCCAGCAACGCCGGGCGCAGCAACATCGACAACCGCATGACTAGTCTGGCACTGGCCTGGCAAACCGGTATGCAGCGCTTTGGCGCCAGCTACCAGCAGATGAACGGCCGTACCGGCTTCGCCTATCTCAACGGCACCGATCCATTCCTGGTCCACCTGGTACAGATCAACGACTTCGCCAACCGTGACGAGCGCAGCTGGCAACTGCGCCACGACTACAGCTTTGCCAACCTCGGCCTGCCGGGCCTGAGCCTGATGAACCGCTACACCCATGGCGACAACATCAAGCTGGCCAGCGGTCGCGGCAGCGAGTGGGAACGCAACACCGACCTGGCCTATACGGTCCAGAACGGCCCGCTGAAAAACCTGTCCGTACGCTGGCGCAATGCAACCTACCGCAGCAGTTTTGCCAGTGACCTGGATGAGAATAGGTTGATTGTTGGTTACACCTTTGCTTGGTAG
- a CDS encoding MBL fold metallo-hydrolase: protein MRTFTTLEGNSQRLDGGAMFGNAPKALWSRWVETDEHNRITLSCRALLVQEDGRNILVETGIGAFFEPRLKERYGVVEDRHVLLDSLADIGLSHEDIDAVVLTHLHFDHAGGLLSAWQDDQPAQLLFPNATFITGQRHWHRAKRPHPRDQASFIPELLRLLEASGRLELIADGQQSATLGKDWRFRFSDGHTPGLMIPEFDMPDGPVVFPGDLIPGAPWVHLPITMGYDRFPEALIEEKEELLDSLVARHGRLIFTHDPQVAVAGVERDEHSGRYQATNPRGNVETISR, encoded by the coding sequence ATGCGCACATTCACCACCCTGGAAGGCAACAGTCAGCGGCTTGATGGCGGCGCCATGTTCGGCAACGCGCCCAAGGCCCTGTGGTCACGCTGGGTCGAAACCGACGAGCACAATCGCATCACTCTGAGCTGCCGCGCCCTGCTGGTACAGGAAGATGGCCGCAACATTCTGGTCGAAACCGGCATTGGTGCCTTCTTCGAGCCACGCCTGAAAGAACGCTACGGCGTGGTCGAAGACCGTCATGTACTGCTAGACAGTCTGGCCGATATTGGCCTCAGCCATGAGGACATTGATGCCGTGGTCCTGACCCATTTGCACTTCGACCATGCCGGTGGCCTGCTCAGCGCCTGGCAGGACGACCAGCCAGCGCAACTGCTGTTTCCCAACGCTACCTTTATCACTGGCCAGCGTCACTGGCATCGCGCCAAGCGTCCGCACCCGCGCGACCAGGCCTCATTTATTCCCGAACTGCTCAGACTCCTGGAGGCCAGCGGCCGACTGGAACTGATCGCCGACGGCCAGCAGTCCGCCACCCTTGGTAAAGACTGGCGCTTTCGCTTCAGCGATGGCCATACCCCCGGCCTGATGATTCCCGAGTTCGACATGCCGGACGGTCCGGTAGTGTTCCCCGGCGACCTGATTCCCGGCGCACCCTGGGTTCACCTGCCGATCACCATGGGCTATGACCGCTTCCCTGAAGCATTGATCGAAGAAAAGGAAGAGCTGCTTGACTCACTGGTAGCCCGCCATGGGCGGCTGATATTCACCCATGACCCACAAGTCGCGGTGGCTGGCGTTGAACGTGACGAACACAGCGGTCGCTACCAGGCAACCAACCCGCGCGGCAATGTAGAGACGATCAGCCGATAA
- a CDS encoding substrate-binding periplasmic protein — translation MYPIRYCLLLLCWLLPIGVLSADEAKPPLRFMTADVWPWGYIDEYGQPAGLLSRLANRLSELSDLPLDNRVLPHQRLVHELRLHRADFAVLFENPTLDSFASSLGVVIQADILLVTRPSNSLKLNLEGLSGRKVAYIRGTYYGESFTADQHIIKVPVHNLDQAVEMLLMGRIDALISSDLVLHHTLEALGMTTGQFRIAVHAPGHPGHLYMSDQPSYPEQAQAMQSALEQLRASGELRELFDRSLLVNE, via the coding sequence ATGTACCCGATTCGCTACTGCCTGCTGCTGTTGTGCTGGTTACTGCCCATAGGTGTCCTGAGCGCCGATGAAGCAAAACCGCCGCTCAGGTTCATGACTGCCGATGTCTGGCCCTGGGGTTATATCGATGAATACGGGCAACCGGCAGGCTTGCTCAGCCGCCTGGCCAATCGCCTGAGTGAGCTGAGTGATCTGCCACTGGACAATCGCGTGCTGCCACACCAGCGTCTGGTACACGAACTGCGCCTTCATCGGGCGGATTTTGCCGTGCTGTTCGAGAACCCGACCCTGGATAGCTTTGCCAGTAGTCTTGGCGTAGTCATTCAGGCCGATATCCTGCTGGTTACCCGCCCATCCAACAGTCTGAAACTGAACCTGGAGGGTCTGTCTGGCCGCAAGGTGGCTTATATCCGCGGCACCTATTACGGCGAAAGCTTTACCGCCGATCAGCACATCATCAAAGTACCGGTCCACAATCTCGATCAGGCAGTGGAAATGCTGCTCATGGGTCGGATTGACGCGCTGATCAGCAGCGATCTGGTGCTGCATCACACTCTGGAAGCCTTGGGCATGACTACCGGGCAGTTCCGCATCGCCGTGCACGCGCCAGGTCACCCGGGCCATCTGTACATGTCCGATCAGCCCAGTTACCCAGAACAGGCTCAAGCCATGCAGAGCGCACTGGAGCAGTTGCGGGCCAGCGGTGAGCTGCGTGAGCTGTTCGACCGTTCATTACTGGTCAACGAGTAG
- a CDS encoding CoA-acylating methylmalonate-semialdehyde dehydrogenase — MSSILPPTVKLLINGEFVDSQTDQWREVINPATQQVLARVPFATTTEVDAAVASAQEAFKNWRSTPISSRARVFLRYQQLIREHLKELATLLSADQGKTLADAEGDVLRGLEVVEHAASIGNLQLGELAHQVAGGVDTYTLRQPLGVCAGITPFNFPAMIPLWMFPMAIATGNSFVLKPSEQDPLVTMRLAELAMQAGIPPGVLNVIHGGAEVVNALCDHPAIKAVSFVGSTAVGTHVYQRATQAGKRAQCMLGAKNHAVVMPDANREQTLNSLIGAVFGAAGQRCMALSVLILVGEASQWLPELVDKARKLKVNAGCEPDTDLGPLVSRDARTRVERLIAQGLAEGAELLLDGRNPAVSGYESGNFVGPSIFAGVTPQMSIYREEIFGPVLCVMQADSLEQAMAIINANPYGNGTAIFTSSGASARRFKELIEVGQVGINVPIPVPAAMFSFSGSRGSRLGDLGPYGKQVILFYTQTKTVTERWFDEDDQSGAVNTTITLK, encoded by the coding sequence ATGTCCTCAATACTTCCCCCCACCGTCAAACTGCTGATCAACGGCGAATTTGTCGACTCGCAAACCGATCAGTGGCGCGAGGTCATCAACCCGGCCACCCAGCAGGTGCTGGCCCGGGTTCCATTCGCCACGACTACCGAGGTTGATGCAGCCGTAGCCAGCGCCCAAGAAGCTTTCAAAAACTGGCGAAGCACCCCGATCAGCAGCCGTGCCCGGGTATTTCTACGCTACCAGCAATTGATCCGCGAGCATCTCAAGGAGTTGGCCACGCTGCTCAGCGCCGATCAGGGCAAAACCCTGGCCGATGCCGAGGGTGATGTGCTGCGCGGCCTGGAGGTGGTCGAGCATGCTGCCTCGATCGGCAACCTGCAGCTTGGCGAACTGGCCCATCAGGTCGCCGGCGGGGTCGACACCTATACCCTGCGCCAGCCTCTGGGTGTATGCGCCGGCATCACCCCGTTCAACTTCCCGGCAATGATTCCGTTGTGGATGTTTCCAATGGCCATTGCCACCGGCAACAGCTTCGTACTTAAGCCTTCTGAGCAGGACCCGCTGGTAACCATGCGGCTGGCCGAGCTGGCCATGCAGGCTGGCATTCCTCCCGGAGTACTCAATGTCATCCATGGCGGAGCCGAGGTGGTCAATGCGCTTTGTGACCATCCGGCCATCAAGGCTGTTTCCTTTGTCGGCTCGACTGCGGTCGGCACCCATGTCTACCAGCGCGCCACGCAGGCCGGCAAGCGTGCGCAGTGCATGCTGGGGGCCAAGAACCATGCGGTGGTTATGCCCGATGCCAACCGCGAGCAGACGCTCAACAGCCTGATCGGCGCGGTATTCGGCGCCGCCGGGCAGCGTTGCATGGCCCTGTCGGTGCTGATTCTGGTCGGCGAGGCCAGTCAGTGGTTGCCAGAGCTGGTCGACAAAGCCAGGAAGCTGAAGGTCAATGCCGGCTGCGAACCCGATACCGACCTGGGGCCACTGGTCTCACGTGACGCCCGGACCCGGGTCGAGCGACTGATTGCCCAGGGGTTGGCCGAAGGAGCCGAGTTGCTGCTCGACGGACGCAATCCGGCGGTTAGTGGCTATGAAAGCGGAAACTTCGTCGGCCCCAGCATCTTTGCCGGCGTCACCCCGCAGATGAGCATCTACCGCGAGGAAATCTTCGGCCCGGTACTGTGCGTCATGCAGGCCGACAGTCTCGAGCAGGCCATGGCGATCATCAATGCCAACCCCTACGGCAACGGCACGGCAATTTTCACCAGCTCCGGCGCCAGCGCCCGGCGGTTCAAGGAGCTGATCGAGGTTGGCCAGGTCGGTATCAATGTACCCATTCCGGTGCCAGCCGCGATGTTCTCCTTCAGTGGCTCACGCGGCTCCAGGCTGGGTGACCTGGGCCCTTACGGCAAGCAGGTCATTCTGTTCTATACCCAGACCAAGACGGTCACCGAGCGCTGGTTCGACGAGGACGATCAAAGCGGAGCCGTCAACACCACCATCACCCTCAAGTGA
- the mmsB gene encoding 3-hydroxyisobutyrate dehydrogenase, protein MHIGFIGLGNMGSPMAHNLLKAGHQLSVFDLSQPAVEALVEAGANAPGSVVDIARSPAELIITMLPASAHVKTVYLGEQGLLAHVQPGVRLIDSSTIDPLTAREVEALARAQGNPMLDAPVSGGTTGAAAGTLTFMVGGEQSDFDNALPVLQCMGKNIVHCGPAGNGQVAKVANNLLLAISMIATAEAMNLGVALGMDPKLLAGVINTSSGRCWSSDTYNPYPGVMDNVPSARGYSGGFGSDLMLKDLGLASEAARQTGQPVLLGALAQQLYQTFSNQGHGNLDFSAIIKLYTGVSE, encoded by the coding sequence ATGCATATCGGCTTCATCGGCTTGGGCAACATGGGCAGCCCCATGGCCCACAACCTGCTCAAGGCCGGACATCAGCTCAGCGTGTTCGACCTGTCACAGCCTGCGGTCGAGGCTTTGGTCGAGGCTGGCGCCAATGCGCCCGGCAGTGTTGTCGACATCGCCCGCAGTCCGGCTGAGCTGATCATCACCATGCTGCCCGCCTCGGCCCACGTGAAAACGGTTTACCTTGGCGAGCAGGGTCTGCTGGCCCATGTTCAGCCCGGAGTACGGTTGATCGACAGCTCCACCATCGATCCTTTGACTGCGCGCGAAGTAGAAGCGCTGGCCAGAGCCCAGGGCAACCCGATGCTCGACGCCCCGGTCTCCGGCGGCACCACTGGAGCCGCAGCCGGCACTCTGACCTTCATGGTCGGAGGAGAACAGTCCGACTTCGATAACGCCCTGCCAGTGCTGCAATGCATGGGCAAGAACATTGTCCATTGCGGCCCGGCTGGCAATGGCCAGGTCGCCAAGGTCGCCAACAACCTGCTGTTGGCGATCAGCATGATCGCTACTGCCGAAGCCATGAACCTGGGGGTGGCTCTGGGCATGGACCCGAAGCTGCTGGCCGGGGTGATCAACACCTCCAGTGGCCGCTGCTGGAGCTCGGATACCTACAACCCCTATCCCGGAGTCATGGACAATGTTCCGTCGGCACGCGGCTACAGTGGCGGATTCGGCAGTGACCTGATGCTCAAGGATCTGGGACTGGCCAGCGAAGCAGCCAGGCAGACCGGCCAGCCGGTGCTGCTCGGCGCCCTGGCCCAGCAGCTGTATCAGACCTTCAGCAATCAGGGGCATGGTAATCTGGACTTTTCCGCGATCATCAAGCTGTATACCGGAGTGTCCGAATGA
- a CDS encoding enoyl-CoA hydratase/isomerase family protein, which translates to MSESQLPVLAQVRNHIGHLTLNRPAGLNALTLEMVRLLQHQLDRWARDDQVRAVVLRGAGERAFCAGGDIRGLYDQYLAGNSAAIETFFTEEYALDQCIHAYPKPLLALMDGFVLGGGMGLSQGASLRIVTERSRLGMPETGIGYFPDVGGSYFLPRLPGALGIYLGLTGNHIRSDDALYAGLADICLPSECLDQLDQRLDQLNWASQTPEQLAHSLAVSDLPATELASLQPAIDQHFAQPDLPAIQHSLSQEQRPAYRDWAQNTLSTLQARSPIAMAVTLELLRRGRQLELVDCFALELHLDRQWFEHGDIVEGVRALLVDKDKQPRWNPAHIDQLDPARVSAFFEGV; encoded by the coding sequence ATGAGTGAATCCCAACTCCCCGTACTGGCCCAAGTGCGCAACCACATCGGCCATCTGACCCTGAACCGCCCGGCCGGCCTCAACGCACTGACCCTTGAGATGGTCCGTCTGTTGCAGCACCAGCTCGACCGCTGGGCCCGCGACGATCAGGTCCGGGCCGTGGTGCTGCGCGGCGCCGGGGAGCGGGCATTCTGTGCCGGCGGCGACATTCGCGGGCTCTATGACCAATATCTGGCCGGAAACAGTGCGGCGATCGAAACCTTCTTCACTGAAGAGTACGCCCTGGATCAATGCATCCACGCCTACCCCAAACCACTTCTGGCCTTGATGGATGGTTTTGTACTCGGCGGCGGCATGGGTCTTTCCCAGGGCGCCAGCCTGCGCATCGTCACTGAACGCTCGCGGCTGGGTATGCCGGAAACCGGGATCGGCTACTTTCCCGATGTCGGCGGCAGCTACTTTCTCCCACGCCTGCCGGGTGCACTGGGTATCTACCTGGGACTGACCGGCAACCATATCCGCAGCGACGACGCACTCTATGCCGGGCTGGCCGATATCTGCCTGCCGAGTGAATGTCTGGATCAACTCGATCAGCGTCTGGACCAGTTGAACTGGGCCAGCCAAACACCTGAACAACTGGCCCACAGCCTGGCTGTCAGCGACTTGCCGGCCACCGAACTGGCCAGCCTGCAACCAGCCATCGATCAGCACTTCGCCCAACCCGACCTGCCCGCAATTCAGCACTCCCTGAGCCAGGAACAGCGTCCGGCCTATCGCGACTGGGCCCAGAACACCCTGAGCACCCTGCAGGCGCGCTCTCCCATCGCCATGGCCGTAACCCTGGAACTGCTGCGCCGCGGACGCCAGCTTGAGCTGGTCGACTGCTTCGCCCTGGAACTGCATCTGGATCGCCAATGGTTCGAGCATGGCGATATCGTCGAAGGGGTACGGGCTCTGCTGGTCGACAAGGACAAGCAACCACGCTGGAACCCGGCCCACATCGACCAGTTGGACCCGGCCCGGGTGTCCGCCTTTTTCGAGGGGGTCTGA
- a CDS encoding acyl-CoA dehydrogenase, translating into MHDIELTEDQRMIRDMARQFAQGELAPRAAEWDKSGWIDSAVIQQMGELGLLGMVVPEEFGGSYVDYVAYALAVEEISAGCSATGALMSVHNSVGCAPVLNFGSDQQKAEWLTRLARGEVIGCFCLTEPQAGSEAHNLRTRAQLQDGEWVINGAKQFVTNGKRAGLAIVFAVTDPDLGKKGLSAFLVPTDNPGFKVERMEHKLGIRGSDTCAVSLDNCRIPEANLLGARGKGLAIALSNLEGGRIGIGAQALGIARAAFEAALGYARERTQFGVALTEHQSIANMLADMHTRINAARLLILHAARLRSAGLPCLSEASQAKLFASEIAEQVCSKAIQIHGGYGYLEDYPVERLYRDARITQIYEGTSEIQRLLIARELRDYPL; encoded by the coding sequence ATGCACGACATCGAACTGACCGAAGACCAGCGAATGATCCGCGACATGGCCCGCCAGTTCGCCCAGGGTGAGCTGGCCCCGCGGGCTGCCGAATGGGACAAGAGCGGCTGGATCGACTCAGCGGTGATCCAGCAGATGGGCGAGCTTGGCCTGCTCGGTATGGTGGTACCCGAGGAGTTTGGCGGCAGCTATGTCGACTACGTCGCCTACGCCCTGGCCGTGGAAGAAATTTCCGCCGGCTGCAGCGCCACCGGGGCGCTGATGAGCGTTCACAACTCGGTCGGCTGCGCTCCGGTGCTCAACTTCGGCAGCGATCAGCAGAAGGCCGAGTGGCTGACGCGGCTGGCCCGTGGTGAGGTCATCGGTTGTTTCTGCCTGACCGAACCCCAGGCCGGCTCGGAAGCACACAACCTGCGCACTCGTGCGCAGTTGCAGGACGGCGAATGGGTTATTAACGGCGCCAAGCAATTTGTCACCAACGGCAAACGCGCCGGCCTGGCCATCGTTTTTGCCGTCACCGATCCCGACTTGGGCAAGAAAGGCCTGTCGGCGTTTCTGGTGCCAACCGACAACCCCGGTTTCAAAGTCGAGCGCATGGAGCACAAGCTCGGTATCCGTGGTTCGGATACCTGCGCGGTCAGCCTGGACAACTGCCGGATTCCAGAAGCCAACCTGTTGGGCGCGCGCGGCAAGGGACTGGCGATCGCCTTATCGAACCTGGAAGGTGGCCGGATCGGCATTGGTGCCCAGGCACTGGGCATTGCCCGCGCCGCCTTCGAAGCCGCACTGGGCTACGCGCGCGAGCGCACTCAGTTCGGAGTGGCGCTGACCGAACACCAGAGCATTGCCAATATGCTCGCCGACATGCATACCCGCATCAACGCCGCTCGCCTGTTGATTCTGCACGCCGCACGCCTGCGCAGTGCAGGGCTGCCCTGCCTGTCGGAAGCCTCACAGGCCAAGCTGTTCGCCAGTGAAATAGCCGAACAGGTCTGCTCCAAGGCCATTCAGATCCACGGCGGTTACGGCTATCTGGAAGACTACCCGGTCGAACGCCTGTACCGCGACGCGCGGATTACCCAGATCTATGAGGGTACCAGCGAAATCCAGCGGCTATTGATTGCCCGGGAGCTGCGCGATTACCCGCTATAA
- a CDS encoding LexA family protein: MPALLIGPAATGGQRLPLFGSRVAAGFPSPADEYREASLSLDELAGIHAPHTFLLRVQGDSMIEAGIYENDILVVDRAVQPLPGDVVIACISGEFTVKLLTWEAGLPVLMPANANYRPIRLKSTDELEIWGVVTHSLHRHRFR, from the coding sequence ATGCCCGCCCTTCTGATCGGCCCGGCCGCCACTGGCGGCCAACGCCTTCCATTGTTCGGCAGCCGAGTGGCTGCCGGTTTTCCCAGTCCGGCTGACGAATACCGTGAAGCCAGCCTGTCACTCGACGAGTTGGCCGGTATTCATGCCCCACATACCTTCCTGTTGCGGGTCCAGGGTGACAGCATGATCGAGGCCGGAATCTACGAGAACGATATTCTGGTCGTCGATCGGGCCGTACAGCCACTGCCTGGCGACGTGGTGATTGCCTGCATCAGCGGCGAATTCACGGTCAAGCTGCTGACCTGGGAAGCCGGCCTGCCAGTATTGATGCCAGCCAACGCCAACTACCGGCCGATTCGCCTGAAGTCCACCGATGAGCTGGAAATCTGGGGCGTGGTCACTCACAGCCTGCATCGACACCGATTCCGCTAA
- the umuC gene encoding translesion error-prone DNA polymerase V subunit UmuC — translation MYALVDCNNFYVSCERLFRPDLHKRPVLVLSNNDGCVVSRSLEAKRLGVKMAVPFFQIQDLVSQHDITVFSSNYALYGDISERVMRTLECLAPRVERYSIDEAFLDLTGQGLELEPFGQHLRQRIQRDIGMPVGVGIAPSKTLAKLANWAAKRWPGKTQGVVELSDPQRRDKLLAYTDVHEVWGVGRRLAMRLNSLGIRKAIDLAQADHKLLRKNFSVVLERTARELCGEPCFGFDDSPEPKKMIASTRSFRHRVHDLDSLAQAVTLHVSQAAEKLRAQRSLCGAVHVYIRPGAYASDGHSARCAGTLALLSPSDDTRDLQAAAQQVLRKHYREGPGYAKAGVVLMDLVKREQFTPDLFSPPPRRGSEALMQTLDAINQRQGRGCIRLGRLPANPIWAMRRDHKSPGYTTRWEELPKVGAHSLDSYTPKEGISPASADLLAGLS, via the coding sequence ATGTACGCACTGGTTGACTGCAACAACTTTTATGTCAGTTGTGAGCGGCTGTTCCGCCCCGATCTGCATAAGCGGCCCGTGCTGGTACTGAGCAACAATGACGGCTGCGTGGTCAGCCGCAGCCTTGAAGCCAAGCGGCTCGGGGTAAAAATGGCGGTGCCGTTTTTTCAGATTCAGGACTTGGTCAGCCAGCATGACATCACCGTCTTCAGCTCCAATTACGCCCTGTACGGCGACATCTCCGAACGGGTCATGCGTACCCTGGAATGTCTGGCACCGCGCGTGGAACGCTACTCGATCGACGAGGCCTTTCTCGATCTGACCGGCCAGGGGCTTGAACTCGAACCCTTTGGTCAGCACCTTCGCCAGCGTATCCAGCGTGATATCGGCATGCCGGTCGGCGTCGGCATCGCACCGAGCAAGACCTTGGCCAAGCTGGCCAACTGGGCAGCCAAGCGCTGGCCCGGCAAGACCCAAGGCGTAGTCGAACTCAGCGACCCACAGCGCCGCGACAAGCTATTGGCCTATACCGATGTACACGAAGTCTGGGGCGTTGGCCGGCGTCTGGCCATGCGATTGAACAGCCTGGGCATTCGCAAGGCCATCGACCTGGCCCAGGCCGATCACAAGCTGCTGCGCAAAAACTTCAGTGTGGTACTGGAGCGCACCGCACGCGAACTCTGCGGCGAACCTTGCTTCGGTTTCGACGACAGCCCCGAGCCGAAGAAAATGATCGCCAGCACCCGCTCGTTCAGACACAGGGTTCATGATCTTGACTCACTGGCCCAGGCTGTCACCCTGCATGTCTCTCAGGCTGCTGAAAAGCTCCGCGCCCAGCGGAGCCTGTGTGGCGCCGTGCATGTCTATATCCGACCGGGCGCCTACGCCAGCGACGGGCATAGCGCCCGCTGCGCCGGTACCCTTGCCCTGCTCTCACCCAGTGATGACACCCGAGATCTGCAGGCCGCTGCCCAGCAAGTGTTGCGTAAGCATTACCGGGAAGGGCCGGGCTATGCCAAAGCCGGCGTGGTATTGATGGATCTGGTCAAACGTGAGCAATTCACCCCGGACCTGTTCAGCCCGCCACCACGACGCGGCAGCGAGGCTCTGATGCAGACCCTGGATGCGATCAACCAGCGCCAGGGCCGTGGCTGCATCCGTCTCGGCCGCTTGCCGGCCAACCCGATATGGGCCATGCGCCGGGACCACAAGAGCCCGGGCTATACCACTCGTTGGGAAGAACTACCCAAGGTAGGAGCACACAGCCTGGATAGCTACACGCCCAAGGAAGGCATCAGCCCAGCCAGTGCAGATCTTCTGGCCGGGTTATCTTGA